In a genomic window of Prosthecobacter sp. SYSU 5D2:
- a CDS encoding glycosyltransferase family 9 protein, producing the protein MNAGAAIVSDKQLGDVLLLQPSAQHLAKGMGQPTALFVREAFQPLVSLMPGCVWGPNVKGKFAQVWTTNWSSKAVWQAFRLRTAQRLLIINKARHLRWWYRFLFHEVRLEIAGQEYWARYFWRVVSGLPDADFVPPRLNAPPAEWRHPELPEGEFLLVNPTAAWSRKFWGVKQWAETVKQLARQYELPVVIAGGGSEREVAHCQAIADGSGVAVINLGGKTSMQQYLHLLSKARLVLCIDGAASHLAQAFDVPTVTVFGPTHEGKWHWPTPRHRVLAARHFVDPAEYGPKDRLSPEEVPTTAMLAEAMALMDA; encoded by the coding sequence ATGAACGCAGGAGCCGCGATCGTCAGTGACAAACAGCTCGGGGATGTGCTGCTTTTGCAGCCCAGCGCGCAGCATCTGGCCAAGGGGATGGGACAGCCGACGGCGCTGTTTGTGCGGGAGGCCTTTCAGCCTTTGGTTTCGCTGATGCCGGGCTGCGTCTGGGGACCGAACGTGAAGGGGAAATTCGCCCAGGTGTGGACGACGAACTGGAGCTCCAAGGCCGTCTGGCAGGCCTTCCGGCTGCGCACGGCCCAACGTCTGCTCATCATCAACAAGGCCCGGCATCTGCGCTGGTGGTACCGGTTTTTGTTTCATGAAGTGCGGCTGGAAATCGCCGGGCAGGAATACTGGGCGCGGTATTTTTGGCGCGTGGTCAGCGGTCTGCCGGATGCGGATTTTGTGCCGCCCAGACTGAATGCGCCACCGGCGGAATGGCGGCATCCGGAACTGCCGGAAGGGGAGTTTCTTTTGGTCAATCCGACGGCGGCGTGGTCGCGAAAATTCTGGGGGGTGAAGCAGTGGGCGGAGACGGTCAAGCAACTGGCCCGACAGTATGAATTGCCGGTTGTCATCGCCGGGGGCGGGTCTGAGCGTGAGGTGGCCCACTGCCAGGCCATTGCCGATGGCAGCGGTGTGGCGGTGATCAACCTGGGCGGAAAGACCAGCATGCAGCAGTATCTGCACCTGCTTTCCAAAGCGCGGCTGGTGCTTTGCATTGACGGGGCGGCTTCGCATCTGGCGCAGGCCTTTGACGTGCCGACGGTGACGGTCTTTGGTCCGACGCATGAAGGCAAGTGGCACTGGCCGACGCCGCGCCACCGGGTGCTGGCGGCACGGCATTTTGTGGATCCGGCGGAGTATGGGCCGAAGGACCGGCTGTCACCCGAGGAAGTGCCCACCACGGCGATGCTGGCGGAGGCGATGGCGCTTATGGACGCTTGA
- the pseF gene encoding pseudaminic acid cytidylyltransferase gives MSIAIIPARGGSKRLPGKNIRLFRGKPIIGYVIEAALASGCFTEVMVSTDSEEIAAVARQHGAQVPFLRSADNANDHAGVAVVIREVLQAYAAAGRHFSRACCLYATAALVRPARIQEASRMLDTHPEVEGVITLVRTPQPATRALVVRDGSVAFQLDQMQFARSQDLEETYFDAAQMYWLRTAPFLARESQTMAFLRRLPLVLSEFETQDINTFEDWQLAEVKHQFLEAHPEILQTGAVAS, from the coding sequence ATGAGCATCGCCATCATTCCGGCCCGTGGCGGCAGCAAGCGGCTGCCAGGGAAAAACATCCGCCTCTTCCGTGGCAAACCCATCATTGGTTATGTCATTGAGGCCGCCCTGGCCTCCGGCTGTTTTACTGAGGTGATGGTCTCCACCGATTCTGAGGAGATCGCCGCCGTCGCTCGCCAGCACGGAGCCCAGGTCCCCTTCCTGCGCAGTGCGGACAATGCCAATGACCATGCCGGTGTGGCCGTCGTCATCCGGGAGGTCTTGCAGGCCTATGCAGCCGCAGGCAGACACTTCAGCCGCGCCTGCTGCCTGTATGCCACCGCCGCACTGGTGCGCCCGGCCCGCATCCAGGAGGCCTCACGCATGCTGGATACCCACCCGGAGGTGGAAGGCGTCATCACCCTGGTGCGCACGCCGCAGCCCGCCACACGGGCCCTCGTCGTGCGGGATGGCAGCGTCGCTTTTCAACTGGACCAGATGCAGTTCGCCCGCTCCCAGGACCTGGAGGAGACCTACTTCGATGCCGCCCAGATGTACTGGCTGCGCACCGCGCCTTTCCTGGCCCGTGAATCCCAGACCATGGCCTTTCTGCGCCGTCTTCCCCTGGTGCTCTCGGAGTTCGAGACGCAGGACATCAACACCTTTGAGGACTGGCAGCTCGCCGAGGTGAAGCACCAGTTTCTCGAAGCACACCCGGAGATTCTTCAGACAGGAGCGGTTGCATCCTGA
- a CDS encoding putative transporter codes for MHQTSAVAHDLLILSAVILSGIGLGNIRIAGIKMGVAGVLFTGLAASHFGLRPEHEVAHFLKEFGLVLFVFALGMQMGPGFFASLRRQGLLLNGYAFALVLGGAVVAMAGGWLLDMPLPAVAGLFAGATTNTPALGAAQQALATAGADPALVTLPALSYAATYPLAIVGIIFSLILLKRFFNMDVEAEAAAFRKEQGADVEPLERMNLRVENPNLEGVNLGALPGLHETNVVISRHRLADGGEVRTVTSGTVLHVGDFIMAVGTQAHLDQFRLIVGSVSEENLMKAPGNLVHRRVVLTNKRNLGKSVQELGLEHIHNVTVTRVSRGDLIFTALPNVRLQYGDMLQLVGDDESLNAATKALGNEVAQLQETKFAAIFAGILLGVLLGLYPFRIEGLPAPVRLGLAGGPLVMAILLSHLGRLGPMVLHMPMNANRALRELGIILFLANVGLLSGENFARTVFSLQGLQWVLLGIAVTMLPLLILGYVGRRFHRLNFMTLSGVLSGGMTDPPALAFATGMARCDSPAIAYATVYPLTMLLRIVAAQIIAQWG; via the coding sequence TTGCATCAGACCTCCGCTGTCGCGCATGACCTTCTCATTCTCAGTGCAGTGATCCTGTCGGGGATCGGGCTGGGGAACATCCGCATCGCGGGGATCAAAATGGGCGTGGCGGGGGTGCTTTTCACGGGGCTGGCGGCATCGCATTTCGGTCTGAGACCGGAGCATGAGGTGGCGCATTTTTTGAAGGAATTTGGCCTGGTGCTGTTTGTCTTTGCGCTGGGTATGCAAATGGGGCCTGGGTTCTTCGCCTCCCTGCGGCGGCAGGGTCTGCTGCTCAACGGATACGCCTTTGCCCTGGTGCTGGGCGGGGCGGTGGTGGCCATGGCGGGCGGGTGGCTGCTGGACATGCCGCTGCCTGCGGTGGCCGGCCTTTTCGCCGGGGCGACGACCAATACGCCGGCGCTGGGAGCGGCCCAGCAGGCCCTGGCCACCGCCGGCGCCGACCCGGCGCTGGTGACGCTGCCCGCACTCTCCTATGCGGCGACGTATCCGCTGGCGATTGTCGGCATCATCTTCTCGCTGATCCTTCTGAAACGCTTTTTCAACATGGATGTGGAGGCGGAGGCGGCGGCGTTCCGCAAGGAGCAGGGGGCGGATGTGGAGCCGCTGGAGAGGATGAATCTGCGGGTGGAGAACCCGAATCTGGAAGGCGTGAACCTGGGGGCGCTGCCGGGCCTGCATGAGACCAATGTGGTCATTTCACGCCATCGCCTGGCGGACGGAGGAGAGGTGCGCACGGTCACGTCCGGGACCGTGCTGCATGTGGGAGATTTTATCATGGCGGTGGGCACGCAGGCGCATCTGGACCAGTTCCGGCTCATCGTGGGCAGTGTCAGTGAAGAAAATCTGATGAAGGCGCCGGGCAACCTGGTCCACCGGCGGGTGGTGCTGACCAACAAACGCAACCTGGGCAAGAGTGTGCAGGAGCTGGGGCTGGAGCACATTCACAACGTGACGGTGACGCGGGTGAGCCGGGGAGATCTGATCTTCACCGCGCTGCCAAACGTGCGGCTGCAATATGGCGACATGCTGCAACTGGTGGGGGATGATGAATCCCTGAATGCCGCCACGAAGGCCCTGGGCAATGAGGTGGCGCAGCTTCAGGAGACGAAGTTTGCGGCCATCTTCGCAGGTATTCTGCTGGGGGTGCTGCTGGGGCTTTATCCTTTCCGCATCGAGGGGTTGCCTGCTCCGGTGCGCCTGGGGCTGGCGGGAGGACCGCTGGTCATGGCCATCCTGCTCAGCCATCTGGGGCGCCTGGGGCCGATGGTGCTGCACATGCCGATGAATGCGAATCGCGCCCTGCGGGAGCTGGGCATCATCCTTTTCCTGGCCAATGTGGGCCTGCTGTCCGGGGAAAACTTCGCCCGCACGGTCTTCTCCCTGCAGGGCCTGCAATGGGTGCTGCTGGGCATCGCGGTGACGATGCTGCCGCTGCTGATCCTGGGTTATGTGGGGCGGCGGTTTCACCGGCTGAATTTCATGACCCTGAGCGGTGTGCTCTCAGGCGGCATGACGGATCCTCCGGCGCTGGCCTTTGCCACCGGCATGGCGCGCTGTGATTCTCCGGCCATCGCCTATGCGACGGTGTATCCGCTGACGATGCTGCTGCGCATCGTGGCCGCGCAGATCATCGCGCAGTGGGGGTGA
- a CDS encoding MgtC/SapB family protein, with translation MTPEDLLALKQLCISLGLGLLLGLERERSEKSIAGIRTFPFISLFGTVCAQVGAATSPWIIAAGLMTVTMIVIFANYTKIRKGDNNAGTTTEFAAVLLYVVGALIVVGSIESSLVVGGVMVILLHLKEPMHRVVGSMGEHDIKAIMQFVLISLIILPVLPNESYGPYEVWNPFKIWLLVVFIVGISLGGYVLYKIFGSRAGSLLGGVIGGLVSSTATTVSFARRCASDAALAPLGVVVIMVASCISLVRVLVEVAVVGPGIFMAVAPPLGILLGWCILISAVLYGISRKHQAEMSEQKNPAEFKSALFFGLIFALVLWGVAEAKARFGDAGMYVISIISGLTDMDAITLSTAEMAGSGGIATRVAWHAIVIAAMANFVFKLATVAILGSAALVWRTAAAFGLALAGGGALLWLWPW, from the coding sequence ATGACACCTGAAGACCTTCTCGCCCTCAAACAGCTGTGCATTTCATTGGGACTTGGGCTGCTGCTGGGGCTGGAGCGGGAGCGCTCGGAAAAGTCCATCGCGGGCATCCGCACGTTTCCTTTCATCTCCCTGTTTGGGACGGTGTGCGCGCAGGTGGGGGCGGCGACTTCGCCCTGGATCATCGCAGCGGGTCTGATGACGGTGACGATGATCGTCATCTTCGCCAATTACACGAAGATCCGAAAGGGCGACAATAATGCCGGGACGACGACGGAATTCGCGGCGGTGCTGCTTTATGTAGTGGGTGCGTTGATTGTCGTGGGCAGCATCGAGTCATCCCTGGTGGTGGGCGGAGTGATGGTGATTCTGCTGCATCTGAAGGAGCCGATGCATCGTGTGGTGGGGTCCATGGGGGAGCATGACATCAAGGCGATCATGCAGTTTGTTTTGATCTCTCTCATCATCTTGCCGGTGCTGCCCAATGAATCCTACGGACCCTATGAGGTGTGGAATCCGTTTAAAATCTGGCTGCTGGTGGTCTTCATCGTGGGCATCAGCCTTGGGGGCTACGTGCTTTATAAAATTTTTGGTTCGCGGGCCGGGTCGTTGCTGGGCGGTGTCATCGGGGGGCTGGTGTCCAGCACGGCCACGACGGTCAGCTTTGCGCGGCGCTGTGCCTCGGATGCGGCGCTGGCCCCGCTCGGCGTGGTGGTCATCATGGTGGCCTCCTGCATCTCCCTGGTGCGGGTGCTGGTGGAGGTGGCGGTGGTGGGCCCGGGCATCTTCATGGCGGTGGCGCCGCCTTTGGGCATCCTGCTGGGCTGGTGCATCCTCATCTCGGCGGTGCTTTATGGGATCAGCCGCAAGCACCAGGCGGAGATGTCCGAGCAGAAGAACCCGGCGGAGTTTAAATCGGCCCTTTTCTTTGGCCTGATTTTTGCCCTGGTGCTCTGGGGAGTGGCGGAGGCGAAGGCGCGCTTTGGGGATGCGGGCATGTATGTGATCAGCATCATCTCCGGGCTCACGGACATGGATGCCATCACGCTTTCCACGGCGGAAATGGCGGGGTCTGGAGGCATTGCCACCCGGGTGGCCTGGCACGCCATCGTCATCGCCGCGATGGCCAATTTTGTGTTCAAGCTGGCGACGGTGGCGATCCTGGGATCGGCGGCCCTGGTGTGGCGGACGGCGGCGGCGTTCGGGCTAGCCCTGGCGGGCGGCGGGGCGCTGCTGTGGTTGTGGCCGTGGTAA
- a CDS encoding SAM-dependent methyltransferase, translated as MSQAAETPSIPHPAAWLVRIPEVLEGVAEEVLKRFGAATQTRLGKDYYLIKTLTPQAIHLSEAAKFARWNLPMDHTWPCNPQKMDGFIEKAAQTLLKKFGDRQPHGLFIGQLNATSPDKYYKSLASNLRGRALQIFPKLAANTVEEQDPTLPTLFCLVGKEGLFCGMQTPRLSNGLYAGGSKYIDQDSPDTISRAGAKIAEALHYLLLHRPPLAKGSHWVELGACPGGMTSELLAREQRVTAIDRAPLDRRLDNRAGLKFVHADVATFTPQPGTVYDVVLSDLNGPPHESMDHVIRLSRFLKAKGLVVFTLKVPKIETVSEPCDLFRRTVKTATAAGLRLFAQTHLTYNRHEFTLFFEKAG; from the coding sequence ATGAGCCAAGCCGCCGAGACGCCTTCCATCCCCCACCCAGCCGCCTGGCTGGTGCGCATCCCTGAAGTCCTGGAGGGGGTGGCCGAGGAGGTTTTGAAACGGTTCGGCGCGGCCACGCAGACGCGGCTGGGGAAGGACTATTACCTCATCAAGACGCTGACGCCGCAGGCCATTCACCTGTCCGAGGCGGCCAAGTTTGCACGCTGGAACCTGCCCATGGATCACACCTGGCCGTGCAATCCGCAGAAGATGGACGGCTTCATTGAAAAGGCGGCGCAGACGCTGCTGAAGAAGTTTGGTGACCGCCAGCCACACGGCCTGTTCATCGGGCAGCTCAATGCGACCTCGCCGGACAAGTATTACAAAAGCCTCGCTTCCAACCTGCGCGGGCGGGCGCTGCAAATCTTCCCGAAACTGGCGGCGAATACGGTGGAGGAACAGGACCCGACATTGCCCACACTCTTTTGCCTGGTGGGAAAAGAGGGGCTTTTTTGCGGGATGCAGACGCCCCGGCTTTCCAACGGTCTGTATGCGGGAGGGAGCAAGTACATTGACCAGGACTCCCCGGACACGATCAGCCGGGCCGGGGCGAAGATCGCCGAGGCGCTGCACTACCTGCTGCTGCACCGTCCGCCGCTGGCCAAGGGCAGCCACTGGGTGGAGCTGGGGGCCTGCCCTGGCGGCATGACGTCCGAGCTGCTGGCGCGTGAGCAGCGGGTGACGGCGATTGACCGCGCGCCGCTGGACAGGCGCCTGGACAACCGGGCCGGGCTGAAATTTGTGCATGCAGACGTGGCCACCTTCACGCCGCAGCCGGGCACGGTTTACGATGTGGTGCTTTCGGATCTCAACGGGCCGCCGCATGAATCCATGGATCATGTCATCCGCCTGTCGCGCTTTTTGAAGGCGAAGGGACTGGTCGTATTTACGCTGAAGGTGCCGAAGATCGAGACGGTGAGCGAGCCGTGCGACCTGTTTCGACGGACGGTGAAAACGGCGACGGCAGCGGGGTTGCGTCTCTTTGCCCAGACGCACCTGACTTATAATCGGCATGAGTTCACCCTGTTTTTTGAGAAGGCGGGCTGA
- the pseI gene encoding pseudaminic acid synthase — translation MKIAGVSIGPEHRPFVIAEMSGNHNQSLDRALAIVEAAAATGAQCVKLQTYTADTLTLDVRENEFVISDPKSIWKGRSLHDLYTEAHTPWEWHAPIMKRAQELGIICFSSPFDETAVDFLETLDVPAYKIGSFECTHLPLLKKVAATGKPVILSTGMATAAEIDEAVRTLRDNGCQDLVLLKCTSTYPSTPENTNLLTLPHLRTLFGCYTGISDHTLGIGVSVAAVALGATVIEKHFTLDRAEGGVDSSFSMEPAEMKALVIESERAWQALGQVHYGPTQAEKVAVTRRRSIYISQDVPAGRPLTMESLRIVRPGHGLQPKYLDLVLGRKMKSATPKGTPVTWDLLLGGSEDATAEDTPGDPS, via the coding sequence ATGAAAATTGCAGGCGTATCCATCGGGCCAGAGCACCGGCCATTCGTTATCGCGGAGATGTCCGGGAACCATAACCAGTCCCTGGACCGCGCCCTCGCCATCGTGGAGGCCGCTGCCGCCACCGGTGCCCAGTGCGTGAAGCTGCAAACCTACACCGCCGATACCCTGACCCTGGACGTGCGGGAAAACGAGTTCGTCATTTCCGATCCCAAATCCATCTGGAAGGGCCGCTCGCTGCACGATCTTTACACCGAGGCCCACACGCCCTGGGAATGGCATGCGCCCATCATGAAACGCGCGCAGGAGCTCGGCATCATCTGCTTCAGTAGCCCCTTTGATGAGACCGCTGTAGACTTCCTGGAAACGCTGGACGTGCCCGCTTATAAGATCGGCTCCTTTGAGTGCACCCATCTGCCCCTGCTGAAAAAAGTCGCCGCCACCGGCAAGCCGGTCATCCTTTCCACCGGCATGGCCACCGCCGCTGAAATAGACGAGGCTGTGCGCACCCTGCGGGACAACGGCTGCCAGGACCTGGTCCTGCTGAAGTGCACCAGCACCTATCCCAGCACGCCGGAGAATACCAATCTGCTCACCCTCCCGCATCTGCGCACCCTTTTCGGCTGCTACACCGGCATTTCGGACCACACCCTCGGCATCGGTGTCTCCGTGGCTGCCGTGGCCCTCGGTGCGACAGTCATTGAAAAACATTTCACCCTGGACCGGGCGGAGGGGGGGGTGGACTCCAGCTTCTCCATGGAACCTGCGGAGATGAAGGCCCTGGTCATTGAGAGCGAGCGCGCCTGGCAGGCCCTCGGCCAGGTGCATTACGGCCCTACCCAGGCTGAAAAAGTGGCCGTCACCCGCAGGCGCTCCATTTACATCAGCCAGGATGTCCCTGCCGGTCGGCCGCTGACCATGGAGAGCCTCCGCATCGTCCGCCCTGGTCATGGCCTGCAGCCGAAGTACCTGGATCTCGTCCTGGGCCGCAAAATGAAATCCGCCACGCCCAAAGGCACCCCTGTCACCTGGGACCTGCTGCTGGGCGGCTCAGAGGATGCAACGGCGGAAGACACCCCTGGCGACCCGAGCTGA
- a CDS encoding transferase — translation MKLEITEAELQSLVARQIDHLFMLRDEEKDILERGVKEALKRCEFCFSHSSNKYYHRDGQVYFNPFHSGQYSIFLYYLASSVFRLDAAHRTLCDRIYYLNKALNSLDLLYEVTMPDIFFLDHPVGSVMGRADYGDFFSFSQGCTVGNNKGIYPKFGKNVRMMSGSKVLGDCTIGDNVILSANSYIKDVDIPSCSIVFGTSPNHIIKRKDEAYFKRP, via the coding sequence ATGAAGCTGGAAATAACTGAAGCCGAGTTGCAAAGCCTGGTGGCCAGGCAGATTGATCATCTCTTCATGCTTCGCGACGAGGAAAAAGACATCCTGGAGCGTGGCGTCAAAGAGGCGCTGAAACGCTGCGAGTTCTGCTTTTCGCATTCCTCAAACAAATATTACCACCGCGATGGCCAGGTCTATTTCAATCCCTTCCACTCCGGCCAGTATTCCATTTTTTTATATTATCTGGCCAGTTCCGTCTTCAGGCTAGATGCAGCCCACCGCACCCTCTGCGACCGTATCTACTACCTAAACAAGGCCCTGAACTCGCTGGATCTTCTGTATGAAGTCACCATGCCTGACATCTTCTTCTTGGATCACCCGGTCGGCAGCGTCATGGGCCGCGCAGACTATGGGGATTTCTTCAGCTTTTCCCAAGGCTGCACCGTCGGCAACAACAAGGGCATCTATCCCAAATTTGGCAAAAACGTCCGCATGATGTCAGGCTCCAAAGTGCTGGGCGACTGTACGATCGGAGACAATGTCATCCTCTCCGCCAACAGCTACATCAAAGACGTGGACATTCCCTCCTGCTCCATCGTCTTCGGCACCTCGCCCAACCACATCATCAAGCGCAAAGACGAAGCTTACTTCAAGCGTCCATAA
- a CDS encoding acyltransferase family protein, with amino-acid sequence MNLASGITPDSARHQPLSYRPDIDGLRAVSILVVVLFHAGLGFKGGYVGVDVFFVISGYLITAMLLRQMQRGQICLVDFWERRIRRIFPALCVMVLATMTAGLFLLLPDALVELAQSSVAQSLMAANMHFWSVSDYFAAAAEESPLLHTWSLAVEEQFYLLLPLVLMLILKTSTPIEGQRRRTGLWLLVLFVISLVVGVASTYTSPDFAFYWLPTRAWELLVGSLLAARPQHWTLIPARWKDAAGWAGLVAILVAALAFENDTPFPGFAALLPCLGAAALLVSNETALTGAGRLLSTGPAVFIGRISYSLYLWHWPLLAYGAYLTATSRHPGVGTRIALVVAGFILAWLSWRWVETPVRERRILAARRSLFSMAAVMTAGMITFSWLLIRHDGWPARVNPQALSYLTGVNNLPAYAGYPFELFRDTAGPDFPRIGHTGQEATHLMVWGDSHAGRVLPAVLDLSLQKGSAAQFAYYSATSPVLGFYRPSRHSLNERTQAWAEQVVATVREKNIPHTLLVGYWQKAPDKQTQRFSDALINTVRELKKTGTQVWILLDVPSHDFDVDKALSLHALRPEFITDPADLATTRQQHEATNRLMYDLVPALEEAGARVLDPLPYFLSADGNRTLVEADGRALYTDPHHLSAAGSQRLVPLLEPLFK; translated from the coding sequence GTGAACCTCGCATCCGGCATCACCCCAGATTCGGCCAGGCATCAGCCCCTGTCCTACCGCCCGGACATTGACGGGTTGAGGGCCGTCTCCATCCTGGTGGTGGTGCTTTTCCATGCCGGGCTCGGGTTCAAAGGCGGCTACGTCGGTGTGGATGTTTTTTTCGTCATCTCCGGTTATCTCATCACCGCCATGCTCCTGCGCCAGATGCAGCGTGGACAAATCTGTCTGGTGGATTTTTGGGAAAGGCGCATCCGCCGCATCTTCCCCGCCCTCTGCGTCATGGTGCTGGCCACCATGACCGCCGGCCTCTTCCTCCTGCTGCCGGATGCCCTCGTGGAGCTGGCCCAGTCCTCCGTGGCCCAGAGCCTCATGGCGGCCAACATGCACTTCTGGTCCGTCTCAGATTACTTCGCCGCAGCGGCGGAGGAGAGCCCTCTCTTGCACACCTGGTCCCTCGCCGTGGAAGAGCAGTTTTACCTGCTGCTGCCGCTGGTATTGATGCTCATCCTGAAGACCTCCACGCCCATCGAGGGCCAGCGCCGCAGGACCGGCCTCTGGCTGCTGGTCCTCTTCGTCATCAGTCTCGTTGTCGGTGTGGCCTCCACTTACACCTCGCCAGATTTCGCCTTCTACTGGCTGCCCACCCGCGCCTGGGAGCTGCTGGTCGGCTCCTTATTGGCAGCCCGTCCGCAGCATTGGACCCTGATCCCTGCCCGGTGGAAAGATGCCGCCGGTTGGGCCGGACTGGTGGCCATCCTGGTCGCAGCGCTGGCCTTTGAAAATGACACGCCTTTTCCTGGATTCGCCGCCCTGCTCCCCTGCCTGGGCGCGGCGGCCCTTCTCGTCAGCAATGAAACCGCCCTCACCGGCGCGGGCCGCCTGCTCAGCACCGGACCCGCCGTCTTCATCGGCCGCATCTCCTATTCCCTCTACCTCTGGCACTGGCCGCTGCTGGCCTATGGCGCGTATTTGACCGCCACATCCCGCCACCCTGGGGTGGGCACACGCATCGCCCTCGTAGTGGCCGGATTCATCCTCGCCTGGCTGTCCTGGCGCTGGGTGGAGACGCCTGTGCGTGAGCGCCGCATCCTCGCCGCCCGCCGCAGCCTCTTCAGCATGGCAGCGGTCATGACCGCCGGCATGATCACCTTTTCCTGGCTGCTCATCCGCCATGACGGCTGGCCCGCTCGGGTGAATCCGCAGGCGCTCAGCTACCTCACCGGCGTCAACAACCTGCCCGCCTACGCCGGCTACCCTTTTGAATTGTTCCGCGACACCGCCGGCCCGGACTTCCCGCGCATCGGCCACACCGGACAGGAAGCCACCCACCTCATGGTCTGGGGGGACAGCCACGCCGGCCGCGTGCTTCCTGCCGTCCTGGATCTCAGCCTGCAAAAAGGCAGCGCCGCCCAGTTTGCCTATTACAGCGCCACCTCTCCCGTGCTCGGTTTTTACCGGCCCAGCCGCCATTCCCTGAACGAGCGCACCCAGGCCTGGGCCGAGCAGGTCGTCGCCACCGTGCGGGAGAAAAACATCCCCCATACCCTGCTCGTCGGCTATTGGCAAAAGGCCCCTGACAAGCAAACCCAGCGCTTTTCAGACGCCCTCATCAACACCGTCCGCGAACTGAAAAAAACCGGCACCCAGGTGTGGATCCTTCTCGATGTCCCAAGCCACGACTTTGACGTGGACAAGGCCCTGTCCCTCCATGCGCTGCGACCGGAGTTCATCACCGATCCCGCAGATCTGGCCACCACCCGCCAGCAACACGAAGCCACCAACCGCCTCATGTACGACCTCGTCCCGGCTCTCGAAGAAGCCGGCGCACGCGTGCTGGATCCCCTGCCCTATTTTTTATCCGCCGATGGCAACCGCACCCTCGTGGAGGCCGATGGCCGCGCCCTCTACACCGATCCCCACCACCTCAGCGCCGCCGGTTCCCAGCGCCTCGTCCCCCTTCTGGAGCCCCTCTTCAAGTAG
- a CDS encoding glycosyltransferase family 4 protein — MLPQAVFVQNSVHLAGAQKSLSRLLSAPGMQEHDPVLLTGKEGWLTQHCTAHNVRWVRLPFPASRSLAGRLWENWAFARRAAKALCPLLTPGRPVIVHTNDHPDSLLGLALARELKAIPVLTLRTPGMSQRDFEKYRCGDHKHIIAVGDDLFQKVHPWVSGQRPLTLVHNGVTAEEVLPPREGASVQPLERILVLGSIIPRKGWQDLVETLLLLESRLPQGPVPEIHFLGDLLGQEAAAVLEAGRLKRFRVSFLGVVENYRERLREYALAVHPSRSESFGMAALECVAAGVPLLAASSGVIPEFIPREAFLFPPQQPAVLADKLEALLKMDGAQISAAFAFEEAQAVIRDRFATPGTVRKLHNIYTGLMPDRA, encoded by the coding sequence ATGCTGCCTCAAGCCGTCTTTGTCCAAAATTCCGTGCACCTCGCCGGGGCTCAAAAGTCCCTGTCGCGGCTGCTGAGCGCGCCCGGAATGCAGGAGCATGATCCGGTGCTGCTCACCGGGAAGGAAGGCTGGCTGACGCAGCACTGCACGGCCCACAATGTGCGCTGGGTGCGGCTGCCATTTCCCGCGTCGCGCAGTCTGGCAGGCCGTTTGTGGGAGAACTGGGCTTTTGCCAGACGGGCGGCGAAGGCCCTGTGTCCGCTGCTGACACCTGGCCGGCCGGTGATCGTGCACACAAATGACCATCCGGACAGCCTGCTGGGGCTGGCGCTGGCGCGTGAGCTGAAAGCGATCCCCGTGCTGACCTTGCGGACGCCCGGCATGAGCCAGCGGGATTTTGAAAAATATCGCTGCGGTGACCACAAGCACATCATTGCGGTGGGGGATGATCTGTTTCAGAAAGTGCATCCCTGGGTATCTGGGCAGAGGCCGCTGACGCTGGTGCACAATGGTGTGACGGCAGAGGAGGTGCTGCCACCACGTGAGGGTGCTTCGGTTCAGCCGCTGGAGCGGATTTTGGTTCTGGGGTCCATCATTCCTCGCAAGGGCTGGCAGGATCTCGTGGAGACGCTTTTGCTGCTGGAGTCGCGGCTGCCGCAGGGACCCGTGCCGGAGATTCATTTTCTGGGAGACTTGTTAGGCCAGGAGGCGGCAGCGGTTTTGGAAGCGGGCCGTCTGAAACGTTTTCGCGTGTCGTTTCTGGGCGTGGTGGAAAACTACCGGGAGCGACTCCGCGAATACGCTTTGGCGGTGCATCCCTCCCGCAGTGAGAGCTTTGGCATGGCGGCGCTGGAGTGTGTGGCGGCAGGGGTGCCGCTGCTGGCGGCGAGTAGCGGTGTGATCCCGGAATTCATTCCGCGCGAGGCGTTTCTTTTTCCGCCGCAGCAGCCGGCGGTGCTGGCGGACAAGCTGGAGGCGCTGCTAAAAATGGATGGCGCGCAGATCAGCGCCGCGTTTGCCTTTGAGGAAGCGCAGGCTGTCATCCGCGACCGTTTTGCCACGCCCGGCACGGTGCGCAAACTTCACAACATTTATACCGGGCTGATGCCCGACCGGGCATGA